The Cohnella abietis genome has a segment encoding these proteins:
- a CDS encoding carbohydrate ABC transporter permease produces the protein MNDSSAIRPKRITFLIYLLPSIILFAFMVLVPVLLAVRYSFFKWSGGPKMEFIGLDNYKVLITDGNFWNAFVNNLLIVFFSVFGQIGIAFVISIFLMSKVVKWKGFHRTVIFIPVVLSSVVIGFLWGMIYNQDAGMLNWMLRTIGLESWIKPWLDDPNLVMYSVTVPIVWQYIGFYLIIFLAAMQSINSEVYEMAELDGATGFKKMRYITLPLLSSTIKIAIMLCIAGNMKAFDSIFVMTGGGPGSSSTVMAQYAYDTSFKSYKLGYGSTISVGIMVLSVGLIIISRMIGGRNRD, from the coding sequence ATGAATGATTCATCGGCCATCCGCCCCAAACGGATTACATTCTTAATCTATTTGTTGCCGAGTATAATATTGTTTGCTTTTATGGTTCTCGTTCCGGTCCTCTTAGCTGTACGTTACAGCTTTTTTAAGTGGTCTGGTGGTCCCAAAATGGAATTCATCGGGCTCGATAATTATAAGGTTTTGATTACAGATGGCAATTTCTGGAATGCTTTTGTGAACAATTTACTTATTGTCTTTTTTAGTGTGTTCGGTCAGATTGGAATAGCTTTCGTTATCAGTATTTTCTTGATGTCGAAGGTTGTGAAGTGGAAAGGATTTCATCGTACCGTCATCTTCATCCCCGTCGTTCTTTCATCCGTCGTAATCGGGTTTTTATGGGGAATGATTTATAACCAGGATGCAGGGATGCTGAACTGGATGCTACGGACCATCGGCTTAGAGTCGTGGATAAAACCATGGCTGGATGATCCGAATCTTGTTATGTACTCCGTTACGGTACCGATTGTTTGGCAATATATCGGGTTCTACCTGATTATCTTTCTGGCTGCCATGCAAAGCATTAATAGTGAGGTCTATGAGATGGCCGAGCTTGATGGTGCAACAGGATTTAAGAAAATGCGATACATTACACTTCCGTTATTGTCCTCCACGATAAAAATCGCCATCATGCTCTGTATTGCAGGGAATATGAAGGCGTTCGATAGCATTTTCGTTATGACAGGTGGCGGACCGGGCAGCAGCTCGACCGTTATGGCACAGTATGCATACGACACTTCGTTTAAATCGTACAAGCTTGGTTACGGTAGTACAATATCCGTCGGCATTATGGTCTTAAGCGTTGGTTTGATTATTATTAGCCGTATGATTGGAGGGAGAAACCGTGACTAA
- a CDS encoding glycoside hydrolase family 125 protein: MERFRLPKIDLGSFPLPEGVEKVLQTAEQKLAHRPKLLKLFKNCFPNTLETTTKLMDDGTTFVITGDIPAMWLRDSVEQVRHYLPFAKDDVELQRIIGGLIRRQMFYILKDPYANAFNEGPNDWHWDANDETDMSPWVWERKFELDSICFPMQLAYSLWKETGKTDIFDENFRLAMRQTVDLWKVEQRHEQQSPYTFMRRNCPAIDTLRNEGKGMSVNYTGMIWSGFRPSDDACDFHYNIPSNMFVVAVLRQMQEIARYVFRDELFVKEMEKLEEEIEHGIRLYGVVNHAKYGQIYAYETDGFGNHCLMDDAGTPSLMSIPYLGYTTNEDPIYQNTRKFILSKDNPYYYEGKIAKGIGSPHTPPDYVWHLALSMQGLTASSNEEMMEVINMMEATDANTGYMHEGFHADDPAIFTRSWFAWSNSMFSMLIYKAMERDLFDN; encoded by the coding sequence ATGGAGCGTTTTAGACTGCCGAAAATTGATTTAGGTTCATTTCCCCTTCCCGAAGGTGTAGAGAAGGTATTACAAACGGCAGAGCAGAAGCTGGCGCATCGCCCTAAGCTGCTTAAGCTGTTTAAGAATTGTTTTCCTAATACGTTAGAAACGACGACCAAATTGATGGATGACGGTACGACCTTTGTAATAACAGGCGATATTCCAGCTATGTGGCTACGTGATTCTGTTGAACAGGTGCGTCATTACTTGCCCTTTGCCAAGGACGATGTAGAGCTACAACGGATTATTGGCGGTTTGATTCGACGTCAAATGTTTTATATTCTCAAAGATCCTTATGCTAATGCTTTTAATGAGGGGCCGAATGATTGGCATTGGGATGCTAATGATGAAACGGATATGTCCCCTTGGGTGTGGGAACGGAAGTTTGAACTAGACTCGATATGCTTTCCGATGCAGCTTGCCTACTCTTTATGGAAAGAAACCGGAAAGACAGACATATTCGATGAGAATTTCCGGCTAGCTATGCGTCAAACGGTTGATTTGTGGAAGGTGGAGCAGCGTCATGAGCAGCAATCGCCTTATACGTTCATGCGTCGGAATTGTCCTGCTATTGACACTCTTCGCAACGAAGGGAAGGGAATGTCAGTTAATTATACCGGAATGATCTGGTCTGGATTCCGTCCAAGCGATGATGCATGTGATTTCCATTATAATATTCCTTCGAATATGTTCGTTGTTGCAGTGCTTCGCCAAATGCAGGAGATTGCGCGATATGTGTTCCGTGACGAGCTATTCGTTAAGGAAATGGAAAAGCTTGAGGAAGAGATCGAGCATGGTATACGTCTATATGGTGTTGTTAATCACGCTAAATATGGACAAATATATGCCTATGAAACAGATGGATTCGGCAATCATTGCTTAATGGATGATGCAGGCACTCCATCGCTAATGTCGATCCCGTATCTCGGATACACAACGAATGAAGATCCGATTTATCAGAATACGCGGAAATTCATTCTTAGTAAGGATAATCCTTATTATTATGAAGGTAAAATAGCAAAAGGTATCGGTAGTCCTCATACACCACCTGACTATGTGTGGCATTTGGCGCTTTCTATGCAAGGATTGACAGCTTCCAGTAATGAAGAAATGATGGAAGTGATCAATATGATGGAAGCAACGGATGCGAATACCGGTTATATGCATGAAGGATTTCATGCCGACGATCCGGCGATATTTACACGATCATGGTTTGCGTGGTCCAACAGCATGTTCTCTATGCTAATATACAAGGCTATGGAACGTGATCTTTTTGATAATTAA
- a CDS encoding sensor histidine kinase, whose translation MARKVGKRFISLQHKILFFTLIMVLIPLMVVGILSYVKSSEIIRQKVSVSDLNTVTQIGQNLEFMFDYFNDTYLFMTQSTEVRRFLKMRTDVDPIAYNDQKSITEQLLTNLPNMKTFLHSIQLEGLYGNRLNARGAVRSLEPEKVAEILISKGKPIWYSNEVVLGNGRKKKVITYEREIKDINNISIPLGVLQMNMDLEAVNRLLESRLSGNADGFYLLDENNSIVASTNVNHENNVISDIIGGPLSMGNPEGYMELKINGTPYLVTYDKIKPLEWHVLHLVPAQELLKENQIILQIIIITIIITFFVCAVMAFLFSRQIIWPIRKLSRLMSQVEGQDFKARITVSGNDEITQLELSFNKMLVRLQELISEVYTAQINKKEAELKAFQAQINPHFLYNTLDTIYWMSRMEKAFETSELVQALSKLFRLSLNSGREITTVRDEVEHLHHYVVIQQKRYEDMIDFQISVDEETLDCHTVKLILQPIVENAIVHGIEKKGDSGIIRVEIKREDDFLVFYIYDSGDGVDLEDIQRYLEQYGENNKGFAVKNMNDRIQLYFGTQYGIEFMNQPEGTVVKVVQPWFRGEMTDDQADDRR comes from the coding sequence GTGGCACGTAAGGTTGGGAAGCGATTTATTAGTTTGCAGCACAAGATTTTGTTTTTCACATTGATTATGGTGCTTATTCCACTGATGGTGGTTGGCATTTTGTCTTATGTAAAATCATCAGAAATTATCCGTCAGAAGGTTAGCGTGTCTGACTTAAATACGGTAACGCAAATTGGGCAAAACCTTGAATTTATGTTTGATTACTTTAATGACACCTATCTTTTTATGACGCAATCAACCGAAGTAAGGCGATTTCTGAAAATGAGGACGGACGTCGACCCGATAGCCTATAACGATCAGAAATCAATAACGGAGCAGCTACTGACGAATTTACCAAATATGAAAACCTTCTTGCATTCCATTCAGCTCGAAGGATTGTACGGTAACCGATTAAATGCACGAGGAGCTGTGCGTTCGTTAGAGCCCGAGAAAGTTGCTGAGATATTAATAAGCAAAGGGAAGCCGATTTGGTATTCTAATGAAGTCGTATTGGGCAATGGGAGGAAAAAGAAGGTCATTACGTATGAGAGGGAGATTAAAGACATTAATAATATCTCCATTCCACTTGGTGTTCTACAAATGAATATGGATCTGGAAGCCGTTAATCGATTGCTGGAGAGCCGTCTTAGCGGTAATGCTGATGGATTTTATCTGTTAGATGAGAATAATTCCATCGTTGCATCTACAAACGTGAATCACGAAAACAATGTAATTTCAGATATTATTGGTGGCCCACTGTCGATGGGAAATCCAGAGGGGTATATGGAGCTGAAGATCAATGGGACTCCTTATCTCGTAACCTACGATAAGATTAAACCCTTGGAGTGGCATGTGCTCCATCTCGTGCCAGCACAAGAATTGCTGAAAGAAAATCAAATCATACTTCAAATTATTATCATTACGATTATTATTACCTTTTTCGTGTGCGCGGTAATGGCCTTTCTATTCTCCAGACAAATCATCTGGCCAATTCGAAAGCTTAGCCGTTTGATGAGCCAGGTAGAAGGGCAAGATTTTAAAGCCCGCATTACAGTATCAGGGAACGATGAGATTACGCAATTAGAGCTGAGCTTTAATAAAATGCTTGTCCGCTTGCAGGAATTGATTTCAGAAGTATACACAGCGCAGATTAATAAGAAGGAAGCGGAATTAAAAGCCTTCCAAGCGCAAATAAATCCACACTTCCTCTATAACACATTGGACACGATTTACTGGATGAGCCGTATGGAGAAAGCATTCGAGACATCGGAGCTTGTGCAGGCATTATCAAAGCTGTTCCGTCTTAGCCTGAATAGTGGACGAGAAATAACGACCGTTCGCGATGAGGTCGAGCATCTTCACCATTATGTCGTTATCCAGCAAAAAAGGTATGAGGATATGATTGATTTTCAAATTTCAGTTGATGAAGAAACGCTGGATTGCCATACGGTGAAATTAATTTTACAGCCGATTGTTGAGAATGCGATTGTACATGGGATTGAGAAGAAGGGTGACTCTGGTATTATCCGTGTGGAAATCAAGCGTGAAGACGATTTCCTCGTTTTCTATATTTACGATTCAGGTGATGGTGTTGATCTTGAGGACATCCAACGCTATCTAGAGCAATATGGCGAGAACAACAAAGGATTTGCCGTGAAAAATATGAATGACCGTATTCAATTGTATTTTGGCACACAATACGGTATTGAGTTTATGAACCAGCCAGAAGGAACGGTCGTTAAAGTGGTACAACCTTGGTTTAGGGGAGAAATGACAGATGATCAAGCTGATGATCGTAGATGA
- a CDS encoding carbohydrate ABC transporter permease, translating to MTKAANRIGQIGVNVFLFAISLSCIFPLIWMLYSSLKTSQEFNLNIMSLPSNPQFQNYIDAFKIGKMGTYFWNSAFVSLFTVVFTILFGFFTAYIIARFKFPFRGIIYFMFLTGMLIPIHGLLIPIFVEFKALGLLDKKITLIFPYVAFNLSMAVFLFENFIKTVPIDVEEAACIDGSSSTNTVMRIVFPLCLPVISTAIILFFLGAWNEFPFGLVLIKSPELRTLPIGLTNFNGQYTANYTQMLAAMVIVVLPVVVVYLAFAKKVMQGMTAGAVKG from the coding sequence GTGACTAAGGCAGCAAATAGAATCGGGCAAATCGGGGTTAACGTCTTTTTGTTCGCTATATCATTGTCGTGTATTTTCCCTTTAATATGGATGCTTTACTCTTCCTTAAAAACTTCGCAAGAATTTAATCTCAATATTATGTCATTGCCTTCTAACCCTCAGTTCCAAAACTATATTGATGCGTTCAAAATAGGGAAGATGGGCACGTATTTCTGGAATAGTGCTTTTGTTAGCTTGTTTACTGTTGTTTTCACTATACTATTTGGCTTTTTTACAGCCTATATTATCGCGCGGTTTAAGTTTCCTTTCCGCGGCATTATTTATTTCATGTTTTTGACGGGTATGCTTATTCCGATTCACGGCCTACTCATTCCCATCTTTGTTGAATTCAAAGCATTGGGCCTATTAGATAAGAAAATTACGCTCATTTTTCCTTATGTAGCCTTTAATTTATCGATGGCGGTTTTCCTGTTCGAGAACTTTATTAAGACGGTACCGATTGATGTAGAGGAAGCGGCTTGTATCGATGGTAGTAGCTCAACAAACACGGTAATGCGCATCGTATTTCCACTCTGCTTACCAGTTATTTCGACGGCGATCATCTTATTTTTCCTTGGCGCTTGGAACGAATTCCCGTTTGGGCTTGTACTGATTAAGAGTCCGGAATTGCGAACCTTGCCAATCGGTCTCACTAATTTCAACGGACAGTATACAGCCAACTATACGCAGATGCTAGCGGCAATGGTTATTGTGGTCTTGCCTGTTGTAGTTGTTTACTTGGCCTTTGCCAAGAAGGTTATGCAGGGAATGACAGCTGGTGCTGTAAAAGGATAA
- a CDS encoding extracellular solute-binding protein codes for MKKSLRGLTSSVLIASVVLLAACGSNDSKEGTDGAKPKEKIKFMHMYDKNSSQPSHQADLIENFKKEHPDVTFEEEIQSHDNYETKIKTLAAANGLPDVFLVKPSMISTFVDNELLLPLNDLLDKSEDWKNGFVEGIIEPYTIDGKTYGVQMSGGPTHVIYYNKDLIAKAGFSEFPKTWTEFEALIKELVKQKITPIALGNKGKWVANSSYISTLGDRFTGTEWFNSLVANNGAKFTDPEFVQALSTLQNLVNIGAFNKDMNSIDNNQQRTIYYNGKAAMFIEGSWAANAVETSAPKEIVEKTGLAVFPAIEGAKGAQNSVSGGGGWAYAVNAKVDPAKLDDIQKLLKSLTDSNAAKLVLEYGDIPSSKVENIESLELTPMSKELIKLLETTKYSPIYDTRLSPGLTELMNTTMQDLMIGKYTPQQAAEIMQKEYESELK; via the coding sequence TTGAAGAAAAGTTTAAGAGGGTTAACGTCATCTGTGCTTATTGCGAGTGTGGTGCTTCTGGCAGCCTGTGGTTCGAATGACTCTAAAGAGGGAACAGACGGAGCAAAGCCGAAAGAGAAAATTAAATTCATGCACATGTATGATAAAAACTCTTCGCAACCAAGTCACCAAGCGGATCTGATCGAAAACTTCAAAAAAGAACATCCAGATGTAACCTTTGAAGAAGAAATTCAATCTCATGATAATTATGAAACGAAAATTAAAACATTGGCTGCAGCAAACGGATTACCAGATGTGTTTCTCGTTAAACCATCGATGATATCGACGTTCGTAGACAATGAATTACTTCTTCCGCTTAATGATCTGTTAGACAAGAGCGAAGACTGGAAGAATGGTTTCGTTGAGGGAATTATAGAGCCTTATACGATTGATGGCAAAACATATGGCGTTCAAATGTCAGGCGGTCCTACACATGTTATTTATTACAACAAGGATTTGATCGCTAAAGCGGGATTCTCAGAATTCCCGAAAACTTGGACTGAGTTCGAAGCATTAATTAAAGAGCTGGTCAAACAAAAGATTACGCCAATTGCACTTGGTAACAAAGGAAAATGGGTTGCGAATTCCTCCTACATTAGCACATTAGGCGACCGCTTCACGGGTACGGAATGGTTTAACAGCCTAGTTGCTAATAACGGCGCGAAATTTACAGATCCTGAATTCGTACAAGCGTTGAGCACATTGCAAAACCTTGTAAACATCGGTGCATTTAACAAGGATATGAACAGTATCGATAACAATCAACAAAGAACTATTTATTATAACGGTAAAGCAGCAATGTTTATTGAAGGCTCTTGGGCAGCGAATGCTGTTGAAACAAGTGCACCGAAAGAAATTGTAGAGAAAACAGGTCTAGCAGTATTCCCTGCAATTGAAGGAGCTAAAGGTGCACAGAACAGTGTATCCGGCGGCGGTGGTTGGGCTTATGCAGTCAATGCCAAAGTAGATCCAGCGAAATTGGATGATATTCAAAAATTGCTAAAAAGCTTAACTGATTCTAATGCTGCGAAATTGGTGCTTGAGTATGGAGATATTCCTTCTAGTAAAGTAGAGAACATCGAAAGCCTTGAGCTAACACCAATGAGCAAAGAGCTTATTAAATTGCTTGAAACAACGAAATATTCTCCAATCTATGATACTCGTTTGTCTCCAGGCTTGACGGAGCTAATGAATACAACAATGCAAGATCTGATGATTGGTAAATACACGCCTCAACAAGCAGCAGAGATTATGCAGAAGGAATACGAGAGCGAATTGAAGTAA
- a CDS encoding response regulator transcription factor, whose protein sequence is MIKLMIVDDESIIRKGIRTSIDWWALQVEIVGEARNGKQALELVEQLKPDIVLTDIRMPHMDGLEFAQQLKQQFPYIKIIILSGYDDFNYARKALKIGVTEYLMKPVGAEELTALVSRIGAEIAEEKRQNEKEQSNQFLMRENFPLIQRKWLNRLLKGETRINDAMLDKANQLRIPLDGPEYGVVVVDVDDFRLNTEHVSDREKELIHYSINNIVEEVFSSVFLCTACHSDFDNINVLLNANMQNKHRIMECCNEAQRCIARYMKLSVTIGVGNYVSQLSEIQESYRQAVYAMQCKVYRGKGQIIAYHEVESEIQGESSKRAVLLPSEDEKELLEYLSTMDKEKIDELLENRFTQFAQSFVSYENIKNISLKWVILAIAHLEQMGIDLSGSKQLVLNPYTEIEKYETTDDIQRWLGGLFTLFIDSIAAYKNVRYKNIVSVAIKYIQEHYSEEIRLEDISAQVFVTPNYFSRIFKEETGQHFTEWLNKYRVEKAKILLKDVSAKIYEVAERVGYNDYKYFTHIFKKATGLTPKEYRNQL, encoded by the coding sequence ATGATCAAGCTGATGATCGTAGATGATGAATCCATTATTCGCAAAGGAATTCGTACCTCCATTGATTGGTGGGCTTTGCAAGTGGAAATTGTGGGCGAAGCACGCAATGGCAAACAGGCGTTGGAATTGGTGGAGCAATTAAAGCCAGATATTGTGCTCACCGACATTCGCATGCCGCACATGGACGGATTAGAATTCGCGCAGCAACTAAAGCAGCAATTCCCGTATATCAAAATCATTATTTTAAGTGGATATGATGATTTTAACTATGCCAGGAAGGCACTGAAGATTGGTGTGACCGAATATCTAATGAAGCCAGTAGGTGCGGAGGAATTAACTGCACTTGTCAGCAGAATTGGGGCAGAGATTGCCGAGGAAAAGCGTCAAAATGAAAAAGAGCAAAGCAATCAATTTCTGATGCGTGAGAATTTCCCTTTAATTCAGCGAAAGTGGCTAAACCGCTTGTTAAAAGGGGAAACCAGAATCAATGATGCGATGCTGGATAAAGCCAATCAGCTGCGCATTCCTTTAGATGGTCCAGAGTACGGAGTCGTCGTTGTGGATGTCGATGATTTCCGGTTAAATACAGAGCATGTTTCGGATCGAGAAAAGGAATTGATCCATTATTCCATTAACAACATTGTAGAGGAAGTATTCTCGTCGGTGTTTCTATGCACGGCCTGTCACAGTGATTTCGACAACATTAATGTGCTGTTGAATGCCAATATGCAGAATAAGCACCGTATCATGGAATGCTGTAACGAAGCGCAGCGTTGCATAGCACGTTATATGAAGCTGTCCGTCACGATCGGTGTAGGTAATTATGTGAGCCAGCTTTCCGAAATTCAGGAGAGCTATCGTCAGGCCGTATACGCCATGCAATGTAAGGTTTACCGTGGTAAAGGGCAAATTATTGCTTACCATGAGGTGGAATCGGAAATTCAAGGGGAGTCATCCAAGCGTGCGGTTCTGCTACCATCAGAGGATGAGAAGGAATTGCTGGAATACCTGAGCACCATGGATAAAGAGAAGATCGACGAGCTGCTCGAAAATCGGTTTACGCAGTTTGCTCAGTCCTTTGTCTCGTATGAGAATATTAAGAACATAAGCCTGAAATGGGTCATATTAGCGATAGCGCATTTGGAGCAAATGGGGATAGACCTCAGTGGCAGTAAGCAATTGGTCTTGAATCCCTACACTGAAATCGAAAAATATGAAACGACTGACGATATCCAGCGATGGTTAGGCGGTTTATTTACTTTATTTATCGATTCGATCGCAGCATACAAAAATGTACGATATAAAAACATCGTTTCCGTTGCTATTAAGTATATCCAAGAGCATTACTCAGAAGAAATAAGGCTGGAGGATATTTCTGCTCAGGTTTTTGTGACGCCGAATTATTTTAGCCGAATTTTCAAGGAAGAGACAGGACAGCATTTTACGGAGTGGTTAAATAAGTACCGTGTGGAGAAGGCAAAGATATTATTGAAGGATGTTAGCGCGAAAATTTATGAAGTAGCGGAACGGGTAGGCTACAACGATTACAAATATTTCACGCATATTTTTAAAAAGGCCACAGGGTTAACGCCGAAAGAGTACCGAAATCAGCTCTAA